The genomic stretch GGAACCTCGAGGAAAGAATCTACATTTGCAGATTCCCGACCCAAAAATTACTACAGTTGCAGCACAACAAAAAACAAGAGTATGCTAAAAAATTGGTCAGAGAAAAGGTGGCCTGAAGGCTGATGCCGGGAATTTATTGACTTGATATTTTCAAGAGGCTTAACTGTACTTAGTTTAGTCCTGATAAGGGGTTTACAAAGGAAGCAGCAGCCAAAGAAAGcaagctatttcttcttttagtcTGGTTACCTCAGGCCTAAATCTATGCAGTCCTCAAAAGATGACGAACCATTCACAGAAGGAAGGTTCCTTAGTGTTTGGTCCCATCATATGTGAAAGGAAGACAATGCCTTGTCATTTTTTCATGTTCTGCTGATCTTGTTTCAGAGAATGGGGCCCAGAAGAAACAAAACACCATTCCCCAAGAGGACTGGGATAAATTCCACCTGACTAAATTCCAATTTGCACATGGAGAACTTCCTGATCAACAGGTGTATGGTGCATAATGTGGGAGTTGAAGCACCATTCACAACGATATTTCCCACTGAAATGCAGTCTGTCTATCGCAGGGGCAGCAGCTCACAAAGCAGGGGTTGGCTTAGCCCTTGCCTCAGGCTCAGTGACCTTCTGTTGAATGCCTGTAAGCCATATCTGCTGGAGAGCGCTGCCTTTCTGAGTGCGGGACTGGAACATAGGGTAGCTCCTTCCAGCCAGACAGATGCGGCACAAGGACCACTGCAGCCTTTTGGCTGCTCCCTTAGTTTTTTAATTATGGATGGGCCAAGAAGCATCTCTTGTACCAAGAGACCAAGACAGTCCTTCAATTGAACTAACTAGCACAGCAGAGAAAATGGTCATTTTAAAGTGGAGGGAGGGCTCTCATGGCAGGTGGGGAGGGTTTGCAAACTCATCTACACCAGCTCCCTCAAAACAGGCCCTCAAAATATCATTCACTTGGAAGGATGGGGCGCTCTGGGAGACTTGTGTCTGCACTTTGGAATCCAAGTGTGTCTACAGATGTTTTCACTGATTGTCATTCTGTTCTCTCCACATTTTAGCTTTGATCATTTTGTAACCCAGAGCCTGTCTTATGGAATAAATGATACAAGCAAATTAAAAGGCACATTGTGCACTGAGGGGACTCATTGGGCAGTCGCTTTAATGGTGGTCCAGGGCCACTCAGCTCTAGCCTGGAAGTCATCTGCAATGAAAACCACTTCTTGCCATCAGAGATTCAGTGATATGGGATTTCTTAAAAACCAAAATTGACACTCCAGGGTAGGTAAGATGTCATATtttcacaacaaaaaaataagGGAGCGGGCATGTTTTTAATATCAAATTCTGGCCATCAAAGTTTTCACTGATGTTTaatagctgatttttttttctttttttgaaaattagGATTCAATAAGGGTGGTCAAGAAATCACTTTCATTATACTCAAGGAACGTGATGCCTCTGCCTCAGGAATCTCAGTTCTGGTGAGAGCAGTGGCTTGGGAGGCCTTGCATGAAATACACCAGTCAGAGCAGAGTTCCCAAAGGCCAAGGTGGCAGTCACTGTCACCTCGTGCTCCCAAAGCACCAAGCAGCCAAAGCCTCTAAGCAGGGTGAGAGGGGAGAGCCAACAAGCCAGCATTCCCTATAGCTCTAGGCTATATATCCCTGTGCTGTGTTCTGAGAGGAGGCTGCTCTACCCCCACTGCCCCAAGAAAACAATGCCCTAGAGTGGTCTCACAACCTTCTAGGAATCAGTAGAGGACTTCCattgaaaataatggaaattcCCATTGGCGCACTTTTGATCCTTAAAAGGCAAGTCTCTTTTGATCTTTGAAGATATTCTCTCAAGCCAGAAGGATGGGTAGGATGGGGAGGAgaggtgttttttaaaaaggaggatgATCCATTTCATCAAGCCAAGAGGCTGGGCTAGTAGGAAAGTCGGGGTAGCCTACACTGCTTCCTGTGGAGATGTCAGAGGTGGGCCCCCCGGCCATGGCTCTCAGCGTCTGGCTTACTCCCTGCCCCGCATGCGCAATGATGCCCAAATTACTGTCCACCGTGTAATCCAGCCCATTGAGCAAAGGAGTGTGGGATGGCAAAGACGAAATGGAGGATGGAGACTGGGGGACTCCATAGGGGCTCCCATCCCTCAAGTCCTGATAAGATTGTCCTGTCCCATCCATGGAGAAGCTCCCATTCATTAACTGTCCGCCTGTAACGTCCCCCACGTTGCCATAAATCCTATTGGTGTGTCCAAGTTCTGAGAGAATATGATCCTCTGTGGACAAAAGAACGGAGATTTATCGTCAGCCACCAGGACTCCAGTGCTCCCCTGCTCTTCACAACCCAGGAATACACATTACCAGGAAAGAAGCCCAGGATGTCTGCCACCTGACTGGGGAGCCTGGGTCAGACGTCCACATGCCAAACACATCCAGAGACTCACCCAAGTCAAGgggacaaacagaagaaacatcTTGAGAGACTATAAAATCCCAGGTCCCAAAGGCTTGACAAATGTTTTGTGAGCTTGTTGGTCCCATCGGGGTTCATGTACCTAAGATACTCTGCTACATCGAGGAGTGGCCATACGCTATCCACATCACAATTGGAAGCTATGTGCTAAACAATTTACTCTGAAAGTGTTAAAGCTTAGAAAAGTGTTTGGTTCCATTGGTTGGGAAACAAACAGGCCCCTTTGGTAAGTGCAATTGAGGACCACTGTTAGATGTGTACAAACTCCTTCTGGGCTGCCTGGAAAAGAGGTTCAATGTCAAAGGGCTTGATTTCTCTCTATATCAAATAAGCTCTTCACTGAGGACAACATAGACTTGATTAGGGCAAATGGACCTTCTTGTTTCTTGAAGGATTTCAAATCTTTGCCACCTGAAAGAATTCATTTCTCCAACATAAGTAAGCAGTTTTAGTCCTTAGAAGGGATTACGTAGTTACCCACAAAGACCAAAGATATATCAACCCAGGGACCCAGCTGCACCCAACAAAAGTGAGTTACAATATAAGACTTAACTATCTTGTATGTTTCAGACATTGATTTCAACAGCCCCAACCTGGCCAAGAGGCCTAGAAGTTGAGCATAAGGCCTTGAGCTCTCTCCAGGGCCCCACAGAGCAGCCGCTAAGCTGAGCTACATACAATCCCTTCAGAGCATCAGGCTCCTCCTGGCAGGTGGCTTGTTCCATTCTCTGCCCCACAGACTTCCCATTCCCACCTGGGCCTATGCATCAATACGTGTATAAGGTCTCCTCAGACTGGACTCTGGTACTCTATCCCTTCTGACAACCTGCCCTGAGGCCTGTCCCCATCCACccataaaaatggggaaaaaaaaggagagggggaTCTCGTGTCCTTTTAAAGAGAGTGGGAAGATGAAAGCTCACCTCCACTGTAAAACAGTCATTATTTGGCCTTGTGCCTGTATCTGTCATCCCGTATGATTAGGGCACTGTGTGGGAGCCACAGGCTCCTGTAGGAATACCCATACCTTCCAGGTATAAGAATGTGCTTAGCACTCCCCAAGCACATCCATAGTAGGTTGTCTTCATTGATCTCCACAACAAAGCTGGGAGTTGGGCAGGGAGACAGTTGTTTCTaatttatagatggggaaactgaggttcaaaagAAATTATTCAGTTTGATAGAGCCACAACTAGAAAGCAGGTTTCCGACCCCCAGCTCAGaactccccccgcccccccacacacacacagaagaccTTCCCTATTTGAGGATTCACTATTTGCAGTTATGGCTATTTGCAAACAACCTGAGGATCCACAGCATGCGTTAATTTGCTATTTTGCTGATGCACAGATTTGAATATAGCGCATGCTGCAAAGCTTGTGTGCAAGGGAGAAGATGAAGTAAGTGATGGGGAAAGGGATTTCAGAAACGAGGCCAGTCCCCCATCTCACATGCACTCACAATGTTGATTTCCCAGGGAAAGGGGCTTGGGGAACTTGGGGGACCATGGAGGCAGGCTAGTACCCCTGCAGAGGGCAGAAATGCCAGAGAGGGGCTAGGGGCACAAGGCTGAGACACAGCTATCTGCTCACAGCTAATGGGCTGCTGAGGGAGCACCCAGTCAGCTGGAAAGGAGGGGAGGCCTTGGGCCCAGGGGATTGGGCCTGGCCGGATCCCAAAGCTTCCACATCTCAGCAGCAGTGCTTTCTTGTTTTCTACTCCTTGTCCCATCTTAAAGAGCCACTACCATTTTCCCCCACCCTTTATTTCAAGTCATGGGGAAAATCCAGAGTTCAGGAGGGAGTTGCCAAGGCCTCAAGAAAGATCCCTCCTGAGTGTCAGGGATTACTGTCTGCCAGGGGACTTTCCTAAGGGCTCAGCCTGGCCCCTCCAGCCCTGCTCACCTCGGAAGCTCAGCTCACTGTCACTAACCCCACAGTCCTCTGCAGAGCTCTCCTTCTCCTGCTTGCTGCCTCCCCGGCTCCTCTTGACGCTCTTATAGAACTGCCCCCAGCGATGCCGCCCCGCATCCTTCTTCAGGCGTTTCTCCTTGGCCCTTCTGTTCTGAAACCAAACCTGCCACACAAGCACAACGATCACACTAATGACCAAAAGCTAGGAACCAAGAGCCCCCAGGACCCCCGAGGCAGGTGGCTAGAAACGGGCTGAAGCCTCAGTAGAGCCAGGCGGCCCCTACTCCCTCTGCCTGGGCCTCAGAACTCTGTCTCCAATCCTGGCAAATTCCCTGGGGTCATGGCCCTGAGCCCAACCACACCCAGGGGATCACTGACACCACTTAGGAGGTAGCCTCACCAAGCCTCATGTAGGGAGGGCACAGAGACAGCTCAGGACATCTAACCCTGCTCCAGACCCATCAGAAGTGGTGATGGGCCCAGGATCACCAGATGCAAAGGAGTCCTGGGGGTGGGTAGCTGGTGCCTCACCTGTACGACCCTCATGTCCAGCCCCGTCTCTGAGGACAGCTGCTCCCTCACATGCCGGGCAGGCTTGGGGGAGTTCTTGTAAGCGTTCTTTAAGGTCTCCAGCTGCTTCGCTGTGATGGTGGTCCGAGGCCGCTTAGCTCCAGCCTCTGAGTCATCTGCAATGAAAACCACTTCTTATATGGTTCTGCCTCCTGAAGTAAGCGGgtctcctccctcttctcctccctccctccctgcctccctttctTCCCATAGTCTTGTCTGCGCAGGGCAGTGGGAGGGAATGGTGAATGCCAGAATGGAGTGGTCCAAACCCTCAGGGAGCTCACTCCTGCACCCCTGGCTCTGCTGAGTCACTGAAAAGTGAGGCGCACCGTCCTCCTTCAGGGCCTCGCCgctcccctcttccctgccaaTCCAGCCTCCCCAAGCTATTCATCGCACTGAACTGATGATGATTCTATTTGTCCGCCTTGGAGAACTCAGCCAGGCTGTGAAGGAGTACAAGCAGAGGGAAGGCTGTGTGCCGAGCTGCCCAGACGCCCCTGCCCCTCGCTCCCCTCAAGAGCCTATCTTCTCCCCAGGTTCCCCCTACAGCCACGTGGCTCAAAGCAGGGACGGGCTGGCTGGGGTGAGCCTGCACATTCATGAGCTGTCAAAGCAACGTCTATAATTTCATCAGAACCCACTAGCGGGTTGGAAAGCCAATTTAGTGGGTCAAAACTAAAACTGAAGTAAGATGACTGGGATGGGAAGGGATGGGATGGAATAGAATAGATTAGAGCAGGTATCGTTTCATGAATATAGTTTAGTTTTGGCTACATAGAACGTGTGTACTGAGTCAAAATGTAAAGTGAGTTTCTTACCGTGGATCAGAGTCAAAAGTttttgaaaaacaccaatctAAGGAGTCAGGGCAACATACTGACTGATCAACACAAAGTCTTCAATGGGTTTTGAACAAACAACTCAAGATTCCAAAAGACTGAGGAAAACCTCCAAAATTCTTTACTTTAAATTCTGTTATAAGGAAATAATCCCTTCTGTCTATATTTACAGAGATTACAGCATGactgtattttatgcaaattTGAATTGTGCACATGTGAAGTagggcaatttaaaaatatggatacaGTCTTACTTTAtacataaaaatttgaaatgagaccaccaaaaatattttaattcatcaAGAATGACTTAATTTCACAATATTTTGGCCTAGTGAATTAGAAATTGTTTTCACAATAGCCAGTGGCAGTGCCATTGGAATATAACCCTGTTGTCCTTCATTGGTGTCACATTGACTCCTCACTGCTGTTTACGTGAACAGGACTTTCTTCTTGCGATTAAGGGGActattatgcttttattttaacattcactgttattataatttaaaatcttttttctatCCTATAACAATGTCATCCAAGTATTCATTAAGTTGCAGTGGCAGTGCTTGTGCTGAAAAATGTACCCAAAAATCAATAACTTTGGTACGGAAGTTAAATGTGATAAAATGCTATGAAGAAGGCCAAGCAAGACCGTGATACACCAGCTATTAATTTAGGAGAAAGCATTCTGTGAGGTATTAGAGATAatgctgagaaaataaaaagtagcaTTAAGGCAAAGATACATTTCACTGGTTATAGATTTACGTGCTCCTAGAATACATTCCCACACCCCCTACTTTTTACATTAATTCCTTTGGGAAAATTAGTCTAATTTCCTATGGGAAAATAAGTCATTAGTTTCAAATTAGGCAAGGTCTCCTAGAACTTGTCCCTGATATAAAATGCAACCTTATTATATTGAAAATGCAAATATCCAGGGAGATGAAACAAATTAACAAAGCCATTCGCACTCAGGTGCAAATAGCTGATATTAGATCCTTGGCTTAGCTCAAGGATATTGCAAGCCTGAAAGAGGCATAGAAACAACAGTAAAAGGGAGAGCCAGATGCCCACAATGCaaacattttgcattccccttttgcaCTAAGATTGCCCTGACAGCACAGGATGGGGAAGCCCCCACCTGACTGACAGTGAGAAGCAGGGAACAGGTCAGAAATACCAGGTAACCTTCAGCTATTTTTAAGCCTAAACAGACCTCACCTCCTTGTTTGTATTTGTCTTCCTCCCGGGGAATCTATTTAAGCCTCAGGAAATGGCCCCATGTGACAGGCATTATCCCACAAATATAGCTGAGAAGCCAAGGCTCAGCCAGTTACACAACTGTCCAGGGGACCCTCACCCCAAGTACATGCTGAACAGAGATGCCCCCCAGCCTCTGACTCCAAATCCAGTGTCTCTCCATGTCCTACAGAGGTCCGCTATGGTACAAATAGTCCTGGATAAAATTCTTAGCTCCACTGTGTGACGCTGGCTCTCCAGCTAGATTATGACCGGTCTTCATTGATCTTTCCCTTCTCGGAAACCATCCACAGCAGAAGTGGACGGCGTGCGGGACGCTTGGGGTCTAAAGCAGGGCTCTCACAACGAGAACCCGCTGCGAGCCCGGAGAGGCCGGTGTGCATCCTTATCTCTGGTGAAGGACATTAGAGTTCCAAAGGCGTCTCCGTATCTCTGAGTCCACCTGCTTTGATGGTTTGTCTCTGACAAGACGCCCTAATCTTGGGACATCACAACTGACTCCAAAGCAACGGCATCAGGTGAGCTTTAAGCAACCAGAGCAGATTAATACATTAAAGCAAAGATCCTTGGGAAGCGGGCTTGTAAAAGCCCTGGAGGAAGTAAACCCAAGGCTTCTACCCGCGTTTAAGGATCAGAgctgggggtgtggtggggggagAGGTACTCAGAGAGGAAGCACCGGCAGTGGGCGTGGCTCTGCGGTGGGCGTGGTCCTGCCGAGCAGCCCTTCCCGCCTCCAGCCACAGCCCAGCTCAGAGCCCTTTGAAttacctctgccttctcaccaccaCAACCCCCTTATTTCAAACTGCATTTATGACGCAAAAGAACTAATCTCTCCAGGTATTAATCagatatatatatgaaatatgtgTGTGGGCCCAGAAAAGATCTGGAAGGACATATATGAAATTATTGgggctttcatttttttaatcaagcCCGGAGCTGTCAATGAGAGCTGCTTTCCACAGTTATACACCCTGATTTGATAAACTTCtaattaaaagcaaaggaaattaatgTTTCTGCAGTTCATGAGTCTGAGATCTCCAGGCTGAGTTTGGCCAAATCCCAAATTCAGAGCTAGGGTGGAGAATACAACACCCGCACGCTGCAGGGACCTGGTGCAGCCCAGGGGCCCAGGGCAGCCCACAGCTGTGAGTGGGAAGCAAGAGGGTGGGCTACAGGAGGCCGGGAATCCGCTTGGCCTTCTGAGAGTGGAAGGGCCAGAGCCATGCCCACCGAGGCACTGCTCTCAAACATATCCTTGGAGGGCAAGACCAGCGCCTGCTCACAGGCTGCCCGTGTTTGGGCGGGTTTTCCCCGGTGTGGGGCATGATTTCGGCCTCCACCTGTGCAGTGGACGTCTGCTGCAGACTGTGGAAAATGGCCCCTGAGGTGGCTGAGATAGCA from Choloepus didactylus isolate mChoDid1 chromosome 2, mChoDid1.pri, whole genome shotgun sequence encodes the following:
- the LHX4 gene encoding LIM/homeobox protein Lhx4 translates to MMQSAAVPAEGAVKGLPEMLGVPMQQIPQCAGCNQHILDKFILKVLDRHWHSSCLKCADCQMQLADRCFSRAGSVYCKEDFFKRFGTKCTACQQGIPPTQVVRKAQDFVYHLHCFACIICNRQLATGDEFYLMEDGRLVCKEDYETAKQNDDSEAGAKRPRTTITAKQLETLKNAYKNSPKPARHVREQLSSETGLDMRVVQVWFQNRRAKEKRLKKDAGRHRWGQFYKSVKRSRGGSKQEKESSAEDCGVSDSELSFREDHILSELGHTNRIYGNVGDVTGGQLMNGSFSMDGTGQSYQDLRDGSPYGVPQSPSSISSLPSHTPLLNGLDYTVDSNLGIIAHAGQGVSQTLRAMAGGPTSDISTGSSVGYPDFPTSPASWLDEMDHPPF